Proteins from one Tsuneonella aeria genomic window:
- a CDS encoding OmpA family protein, which translates to MKPHSIRLRRPALLAAIAAPLVAAVPAGLSAQDAQQYPDPSITISGQPPADLSGLPDGPEIEGFISARSAERLQVTSEEGVRQVVLVSDSTEVRGKGGFLGLSRSKLAADALLNGLPVTVETVQWNGGLVASRIALKSKDLRTASMIRTGTEQGFAEQTAATEALKGRMADIDKYNIKGTTNVNFDTGKWALSEAAKADLCAAAAQANTTENALLLVVGYTDSTGGYEINQELSEKRASRVVNHLQQACGWKPYRMLTPTGMAEADPLADNSTPEGKAQNRRVAVNILVSKSVDGF; encoded by the coding sequence ATGAAGCCCCATTCCATTCGTCTGCGCCGACCGGCGCTACTCGCCGCAATCGCCGCGCCGCTCGTGGCGGCGGTACCTGCCGGCCTGTCCGCTCAGGACGCACAGCAATATCCCGATCCCTCGATCACCATCAGCGGTCAGCCGCCAGCGGACCTCTCAGGGCTTCCGGATGGGCCCGAGATCGAAGGCTTCATCTCTGCCCGCAGCGCCGAACGCCTGCAGGTGACCAGCGAGGAAGGCGTGCGACAGGTCGTGCTGGTCAGCGACAGCACAGAAGTGCGCGGCAAGGGCGGGTTCCTGGGCCTCAGCCGGAGCAAGCTGGCGGCCGATGCGTTGCTTAACGGGCTGCCGGTGACGGTGGAAACGGTGCAGTGGAACGGCGGCCTCGTCGCCAGCCGCATCGCATTGAAGTCGAAGGATCTGCGCACGGCTTCGATGATCCGCACCGGCACCGAGCAGGGCTTCGCCGAGCAGACGGCGGCGACCGAGGCGCTGAAGGGCCGCATGGCCGATATCGACAAGTACAACATCAAGGGCACGACCAACGTCAACTTCGACACCGGCAAGTGGGCCCTGTCCGAAGCGGCGAAGGCGGACCTCTGCGCCGCGGCCGCGCAGGCGAACACGACTGAAAACGCGCTTCTGCTGGTGGTTGGCTACACCGACTCCACCGGCGGGTACGAGATCAATCAGGAACTGAGTGAGAAGCGCGCCAGCCGCGTCGTCAACCACCTGCAGCAGGCCTGCGGCTGGAAGCCCTATCGTATGCTGACGCCAACCGGCATGGCCGAAGCCGATCCGCTGGCCGATAATTCCACGCCCGAAGGCAAGGCGCAGAACCGCCGCGTGGCGGTGAACATCCTCGTCAGCAAAAGCGTGGACGGATTCTGA
- the yihA gene encoding ribosome biogenesis GTP-binding protein YihA/YsxC — translation MSEDTGDDELAELSERARKLLTGRVEFLLSAPQLKFLPDPVVPEIAFAGRSNVGKSSLLNALTGRKSLARASVTPGRTQELNFFEVGEPLALRLVDMPGYGFAKAPIKVVERWKMLVRDFLRGRQVLKRTLVLIDSRHGVKDVDRDMMKLLDEAAVGYRLVLTKADKIKASELAAVHAATEAEARKRTAAFPQVHVTSSEKGMGVAELRAAVLADAES, via the coding sequence GTGAGCGAGGACACGGGCGACGACGAGCTTGCCGAACTTTCCGAGCGCGCGCGCAAGCTGCTGACGGGGCGGGTGGAGTTCCTGCTCTCGGCCCCTCAGCTCAAGTTCCTGCCCGACCCGGTCGTCCCCGAAATCGCCTTCGCCGGGCGGTCCAATGTGGGCAAGAGTTCGCTACTCAACGCACTCACGGGCCGCAAAAGCCTGGCGCGCGCCTCCGTCACGCCGGGGCGGACGCAGGAGCTGAACTTCTTCGAGGTGGGCGAGCCGCTGGCTCTGCGGCTGGTGGACATGCCCGGCTACGGCTTCGCCAAGGCGCCGATCAAGGTCGTCGAGCGGTGGAAGATGCTGGTGCGCGACTTCCTGCGCGGCCGGCAAGTGCTGAAGCGCACGCTGGTACTGATCGACAGCCGCCACGGGGTGAAGGACGTGGACCGCGACATGATGAAGCTGCTGGACGAAGCGGCTGTCGGCTATCGCCTCGTCCTTACCAAGGCGGACAAGATCAAGGCGTCCGAGCTTGCCGCCGTGCACGCGGCGACCGAGGCAGAAGCCCGCAAACGCACCGCCGCCTTTCCCCAGGTGCATGTGACGTCAAGCGAGAAGGGCATGGGCGTGGCAGAGCTACGCGCGGCAGTGCTTGCCGACGCGGAAAGCTAA
- a CDS encoding VOC family protein, producing the protein MSLRPFHLAFPVHDLAAARAFYIGVLGCREGRSSPDWIDFDFFGHQIVAHLAPTQPRDAAVNHVDGMGVPVPHFGVVLTPEAFDALAERLRAARVRFDVEPTTRFRGEPGEQSTMFFRDPSGNAIEMKAFASLGSLFAT; encoded by the coding sequence ATGAGCTTGCGCCCGTTTCACCTCGCCTTTCCCGTGCACGATCTGGCCGCCGCCCGCGCGTTTTACATCGGGGTGCTCGGCTGCCGCGAAGGACGCAGCAGCCCGGACTGGATCGACTTCGATTTCTTCGGCCATCAGATCGTGGCCCATCTCGCCCCCACGCAGCCGCGCGATGCGGCAGTCAATCATGTCGACGGCATGGGCGTACCGGTGCCGCATTTCGGCGTGGTGCTGACGCCTGAGGCGTTTGACGCGCTCGCCGAGCGGCTGCGCGCTGCGCGGGTCAGGTTTGACGTCGAGCCGACGACCCGGTTCCGCGGCGAACCGGGGGAACAATCGACGATGTTCTTCCGCGATCCCAGCGGTAACGCGATCGAGATGAAGGCCTTCGCCAGCCTGGGCAGCCTGTTCGCCACGTGA
- the yidC gene encoding membrane protein insertase YidC, with product MHNQRNLLLAVLLCGLLLFGWEAGINWFYPQPVEEVRRDQAATPATAPRHTREGGLTDPAAMAAERRDLRTALASPQRVAIAAPAIAGSIDLIGARIDDLTLTGHRQEVDRDSGPVRLFSPLGTPAQHFAQFGWVGEGVRVPDARTAWQATGGPLAPGKPVTLTWDNGQGQRFGIELTVDEKYLITAKQTVANRGGGPIVVRPYALINRTSATASLDQWTMHSGPIGYFGEGVDFSTDYSDVTEAGRVSPEGSARWLGFTDIYWLSALIPQTGTGVDADFRAAGGDTVRADVIYDPVTVPSGRQIARVTRLFAGAKESTILAEYESAGIPQFVNAIDWGWFGIVEKPILWLLRVLYDLVHNFGLAIILLTVIVRAVMFPIAQKQFASMAAMRAIQPKMKAIQERYKDDKPKAQQEIMALYKSEGVNPLAGCLPILLQIPIFYGLYKVLMVGIEMRHKPFALWIQDLSAPDPAHVLNLFGLLPFTPPGFLAIGVLAILLGISMWATFRLNPPAADPIQQQMFQFMPWILMFVMAPFAAGLLIYWITNNLLTLAQQSYLYSKHPQLRAQAVKDKEDRERETARDAKVKG from the coding sequence TTGCACAACCAGCGCAACCTTCTCCTCGCCGTGCTCCTGTGCGGCCTGCTGCTGTTCGGCTGGGAAGCCGGCATCAATTGGTTCTATCCCCAGCCGGTCGAAGAAGTGCGTCGCGACCAGGCGGCGACGCCCGCCACCGCGCCCAGGCATACCCGCGAAGGTGGATTGACGGATCCGGCCGCGATGGCGGCGGAGCGGCGCGACTTGCGCACCGCCCTCGCCAGTCCGCAGCGCGTCGCAATTGCGGCTCCCGCGATTGCGGGCTCCATCGACCTGATTGGCGCGCGGATCGACGATCTGACGCTGACGGGGCACCGGCAAGAAGTGGACAGGGATTCCGGCCCGGTGCGCCTGTTCAGTCCGCTTGGGACGCCGGCGCAGCACTTCGCGCAGTTTGGCTGGGTGGGCGAAGGGGTCAGGGTGCCCGATGCGCGCACTGCATGGCAGGCGACCGGCGGTCCGCTTGCCCCCGGCAAACCGGTCACCCTTACTTGGGACAACGGCCAGGGCCAGCGCTTCGGGATCGAACTCACCGTCGATGAAAAGTACCTCATCACTGCCAAGCAGACGGTGGCCAACCGCGGCGGCGGGCCGATCGTGGTGCGGCCATATGCGCTCATCAACCGGACCAGCGCCACCGCCAGCCTCGATCAGTGGACGATGCATTCCGGCCCGATCGGCTACTTCGGCGAGGGGGTCGATTTCAGCACCGATTATTCCGACGTGACCGAAGCTGGCCGTGTTTCTCCGGAAGGCAGCGCGCGCTGGCTCGGCTTCACTGACATCTACTGGCTGTCGGCGCTCATTCCGCAGACCGGCACCGGGGTCGACGCTGATTTCCGCGCAGCGGGCGGCGATACCGTGCGGGCGGACGTCATCTACGACCCGGTTACCGTGCCGTCGGGCCGCCAGATCGCGCGCGTCACCCGGCTCTTCGCCGGGGCGAAGGAAAGCACGATCCTCGCGGAATACGAATCGGCCGGCATCCCGCAGTTCGTCAACGCGATCGACTGGGGCTGGTTCGGCATTGTCGAAAAGCCGATCCTGTGGCTGCTGCGCGTCCTGTATGACCTGGTGCACAATTTTGGCCTGGCGATCATCCTGCTGACGGTGATCGTGCGCGCGGTCATGTTCCCCATCGCGCAGAAGCAGTTCGCCAGCATGGCTGCGATGCGTGCGATCCAGCCGAAAATGAAGGCGATCCAGGAACGCTACAAGGACGACAAGCCCAAGGCGCAGCAGGAAATCATGGCGCTCTACAAGTCGGAAGGCGTCAACCCGCTGGCCGGGTGCCTGCCGATCCTGCTGCAGATTCCGATCTTCTACGGCCTGTACAAGGTCCTGATGGTCGGCATCGAGATGCGGCACAAGCCGTTCGCGCTGTGGATCCAGGACCTTTCGGCCCCCGATCCGGCGCATGTACTCAACCTGTTCGGCCTGTTGCCGTTCACCCCGCCCGGGTTCCTCGCCATCGGCGTGCTCGCAATCCTGCTGGGCATATCCATGTGGGCGACCTTCCGCCTCAACCCGCCCGCGGCCGACCCCATCCAGCAGCAGATGTTCCAGTTCATGCCGTGGATCCTGATGTTCGTGATGGCGCCGTTCGCCGCGGGCCTGCTGATCTACTGGATCACCAACAACCTGCTGACCCTGGCGCAGCAGAGCTACCTCTATTCCAAGCACCCGCAGCTGCGCGCGCAGGCGGTGAAGGACAAGGAAGATCGCGAACGGGAAACGGCCCGCGATGCCAAGGTGAAGGGGTGA